GGCGGAGAAGATGAACCCCTGGGCGCAGGCCGTGTTCGACACCCTCGGCGCCCTGGTCTCCCAGGAAGTGGTCGAGGAGGTCATGGACCGCGGCATGCTGGAGGTGCTGCCGCTCACGCACATCCGTGGACGCTCGTTGCACGATTCGTTCGTAATCGTGGACGAGGCGCAGTCCCTGGAGAAGAACGTGCTCCTCACCGTGATGAGCCGCATGGGCCAGAATTCCAAGATCGTCCTCACCCACGACGTCGCGCAGCGCGACAACCTGCGCGTCGGACGCCACGACGGCATCGCCGCCGTCGTCGAGACGCTCAAGGGGCACCCGCTGTTCGCGCACATGACCCTGACGCGGAGCGAGCGCTCGCCGATCGCTGCCCTCGTCACGGAGCTGCTGGAAGGCGCGGAGATCTAGACCGCCGCTCCCACCCCACGCGAACCGCCATGAGGTGCCCGTATTCCCTCGGATACGGGCACCTAGTGGCGATTCGGGTAGGTGGGCGGGCCGGCGGGACGGTACACGAGCGTGAGCACACCGCGGCTGTCGGTGTGCGAACTGAGCAGTTCGAGCGCAAGGTCCGGACCGTCCTGCGGGAACGGCCGATCGCCCTGTCCCAGCACGACGGGAACCACCAGAAGGGTCAGTTCGTCCACCAGTCCGCGTTCCAGGAGCCAGCGGACCAGCTTGACGCTCCCGTGGACCTGGAGCTCGCCGCCCGGCGCGTCCTTCAGTTCCCGGATCCGGGTTTCCAGATCCCCGCTGAGCCGGGTGGCGCCTTCCCAGGGGGTCTCAGGTTCGGACGATGAGACCAGATATTTGGGGGCACTGTTCAAAGCATCGGCGATGGCGTGACCGCCGGGTGGCATCGAACCCCAGTATGGCGCGAACACGTCGTAGGTGGTGCGGCCGAAGAGGAACGCGCCGGCCCGCTGATAGGTCTCGACGATGTAACCGAACGTCTCGTCGTCGAACGCGCCCATCGCCCAGCCGCCCCGGGTGAAGCCGTTCCGGAGGTCCTGCTCCGTCGCTCCGCCATTGCCCTGCGCGACGCCATCGACGGTCACCTGCGTCATGGTGGTCAGTTTCATGGGGGCCACTTCCTTCCTCGCTTCATCGTAGGGGCGCGACGGCGGGTGGAGCAGTGCGCTCAGGCGTCCAGGCCGATGAAGCGGGCGAAAGCCTCGTGACCTTCGACCTCCAGCTCCCAGTCGGGCCGCCGGAAGTCCGCGGCGTCCAGCCGGAGCTGCTGGATCTCGGCGGGACCCTGCGCGGACGACTCCCGGTGCAGACCGTTGTCCCGGTATCCCAGCGCGTGCGAGACACCGAGGGACCGCTCGTTCCACACCGCAGCGGCGGATTCCGCGACCTCGGCGCCGAGGTGGTCGAAGGCGTAGAGGAGAATCGCCGCACGCATCTCCTTGCCGAGCCCTTGCCCCTGCGAGGACTTCCTCATCCAGGACCCGCTCGACACCACCCGGAACGCCGCGAACTCCTTGGCCATGAGGGACTGGGACCCGATCAGCTCCCCGTCGTGCCAGATCCCGAACGCGAGGTCCCAGTTCTCGGGCGTGAACCGGGAACGCGCGCCCCAGTGGAACTGCGCGGTGTTCGCCGGGAGCTCGTGGTCCGGCGCCTCGGACCAGGCGACGGAGAACGGGGACTTGCCGGGCTCGTGAATACCGGACCGGACCGCCTCGATGAGCTGGGGGAGTTCGTTGTCGCGGATCAGGCGCAGCTCCACGCGCGGAGTGCGCAGCACCAGGCCGAAGGGCGGGAAGATCTCCTCGAGAGTCAGCATGGCGACGAGTCTAGCCAACGCGCTGCTCTGGCCAACGCGGCGGACCGCCAGGCCCGCGGTGGCCGGGGGAGAACCGGAGGGCCTTGGCTGTGAATGGCCCTGCCACGGCAGCCCCGTTAGAGTCGGCCCATGCTCACACGGATGACCCAGCTCTGGAACCTCGGCGCAGGCTGGCCGCTCGCCGCTTCGATCCTCCTGGCCCTCGTCCTCCTGCTCTTCGTCTACGCGGCGGGGCGCCTGGCCTGGATCGATGCGAAGACCCGCCTCCTCCCGGACCGGTTCATGCTGCCCTGGGCGGCGGTTTCGGGCGTGCTGTTGCTGGCGGCGTGCGTGTGCGCGGGCAACCTCCCGATCGACTTCGGCTGGGTCGCCTACGCTCCGTCCGCGAACGAAGTCTTCAGTCCCGGGGGCTTCACCAGCCACGGTGCGCCGGGCTCCGCGGAGTGGCTGCACTCCCTGTTCGAGCAGCGGGCGGACCTGGCCGCGCCGCTCTGGGGCGTCTGGGGTCTGCGCGTGGTCGCCGGGGGCGTGCTCGCGTGGCTGTTCCACTTTCTGCTGCGCGCCGTCAGCCCGCCCAGCCTCGGTTTCGGAGACGTGAAACTCGCCGGGGTGCTCGGCATGCATCTGGGGTACGTGGGCTGGTGGCCGCTGCTGCTCGGGACGCTGCTCGCGTTCACCCTGGCCGGGCTCACAGCCCTGGTGCTGGTGCTGGTCCGACGGGTGGGGTGGCGTGACTCGATCCCCTTCGGACCGTTCATGATCGCCGGCGCCGCCGTGGCGCTGGCGCTGCCCGCCTGAGGAAACGCTGACGCACGGACCACCGTCGCACGGACCACCGTCGCACGGACCACCGACGCGCGACGGCGGGCCCGCCGTCGCGCGTCAGAGCGTCGCCAGATACGCGCGCACGCGCTGCCCCAGGTCGCGTTCGCGAGCGGCCAAGGCGTCTACGAGCCCGGCCAGCCGCTCGACGTCGCGCGCATGGGACGGCTCTCCACGCCGCCGGCGGGGTCGCGAGGTCAGCTCCTCGCAGCGTCGCAGCGCCAGGATCTGCGCGCGAACTCTCAAACGCCTGTCCTCCAGTTCCGGGGTTCCAGAGGCGTGTTCCACGGTGACGGCGTCGAGGTCCGCCGCGTCCTCGCGGAGGAAGAGCGCTTCCAGACGGGTTTCCACGGCTCGGAGCGTCCGGTCGTTCTCCTGACGCGAGGCGGTGCGGTTCCGGCGTCGCCCCGAAAGCCAGACCGGCACGGCGGCGAGACCGGCCAGGCCCAGGACCACCCCTACGCCGATTCCCACCCGGTTGGCCTGCGACTCCGTCCAGGCGGGCTTTCCGAGGCTGCCCGCCAGGTCCTGGTTCAGAAGGTAGACCGGGTGGTAGACGGACAGGTGGGGGTCATCGCTCGAGTTCCAGTCACCGCGGTTCAGATACTCGCCCGCGAGGCGGGGCGCGGGGGTCGGGCCCCAGGCAAGGCCGAGGCCGCGGTATTCGCCGTGTCCGACGTCGCGCACCACGTGGATCATGACGTCCGGGTACAGGTCTCCTGTGGCAGGATCGACGAGATCCGGGACCGAGGCGATGGCAGCGCGCACCGCGGCGTCCTGATCGGCCCGGCTCAGATCATCGAACCTCCGGCCGGTGGAGCGGCCGACCGGCCTGGCTTCCGTGACCACGTCCAGCTCGGGTGCGGCGGGGAGGGCCACGACGGCGAGGCGCCACGGGACGAAGGCGCGGACTTTGGCGGCGTCGGCGTCCGCCTGCTGCAGTGTCGGCCAGCCCGGCCCTCGCGGGAGTGAGACGAAATGGACCGTCTTGTCCTGCCCGATGGCGCCCACGCCTCCGATGGCGGCCTGCGTCACCCAGCCGACGCCCGCCACCGCCAGGCACAGTGCGATCAGCAGGCCCAGGACGAAGGCGCCGCCCCGGGCGGACTCGGCCCGATGACTCCGGGGCGTCACTTCCCGGGGCGCCGTCTCGCGTCGCGGAGTCACCTCGCGTGCCGCCACACCACGCCGAGGCGCCATGGCGTCCAGCTCGGCGCGTGCCGTGTCCCACCACCGTTCCACGCCGCCCACCGTCAGCGGCGCCGGCCCGGCGGGATCCTGGCCGCCCGGAGCAGATGACAGTGCCAGCACGAGCGGCGACTCCGGATCCTCCGCGGACTGTTCGGCGGCGAGGAGCACGGACTGCTCCGGAGCGACTCGAGCCGCTGCGGCCAGCCCCTCCCTGAGGACCGTGACCAGTGCGGAGGACGTCTCCCTCGCCGCCGTCCGAAGCCCTTCCGCGAGGGCCTCAGGATCGACGGGTTCCGCGGAGGGATCTCCCCGGAGCGCCGCGCCGAGAGGCAGCAACGACTCCCGGACCCGTTCCAGCCTCCGGACGGCCTCCCCGACCTCGCCTCGCACCGGCACCCGGTGCTTCGGCGAGCACGGCACTGATACGGTCCGGGGCTTCGATGAAAGGCCGGCTGTTCAGGTCCCACACGTCGGGCGCGGCCGGGGAGTTCAGGAGGAGGGCCGTGCCCTGGGAGACGGCGTCGTCCAGGTGGTCGAGCCGCGTGGCCTGGTCCCGGAAGGCCAGGGCCTCGTCCTGGCTGAGGTCGTTCATCGTCGGCATGCCGATCGGGAGCCGGGCATAGAGCCCGTCCTCGGCACGGGTCAGTTCCAGCGAGCGGGCCTCGACCTCACGGCCCGTGTCGCGGAGGCGCTGCGCGGTGCTGGAACGCGTGAGCCCGTCCAGACGGACTGTCGCGAGCCGCGTCAGCTCCAGATCCAGCGTGACCGTGGCGAGATGACGTGATCCCACCGCGAGGTCATGCCACAGC
The nucleotide sequence above comes from Arthrobacter woluwensis. Encoded proteins:
- a CDS encoding dihydrofolate reductase family protein gives rise to the protein MKLTTMTQVTVDGVAQGNGGATEQDLRNGFTRGGWAMGAFDDETFGYIVETYQRAGAFLFGRTTYDVFAPYWGSMPPGGHAIADALNSAPKYLVSSSEPETPWEGATRLSGDLETRIRELKDAPGGELQVHGSVKLVRWLLERGLVDELTLLVVPVVLGQGDRPFPQDGPDLALELLSSHTDSRGVLTLVYRPAGPPTYPNRH
- a CDS encoding GNAT family N-acetyltransferase, which encodes MLTLEEIFPPFGLVLRTPRVELRLIRDNELPQLIEAVRSGIHEPGKSPFSVAWSEAPDHELPANTAQFHWGARSRFTPENWDLAFGIWHDGELIGSQSLMAKEFAAFRVVSSGSWMRKSSQGQGLGKEMRAAILLYAFDHLGAEVAESAAAVWNERSLGVSHALGYRDNGLHRESSAQGPAEIQQLRLDAADFRRPDWELEVEGHEAFARFIGLDA
- a CDS encoding prepilin peptidase is translated as MLTRMTQLWNLGAGWPLAASILLALVLLLFVYAAGRLAWIDAKTRLLPDRFMLPWAAVSGVLLLAACVCAGNLPIDFGWVAYAPSANEVFSPGGFTSHGAPGSAEWLHSLFEQRADLAAPLWGVWGLRVVAGGVLAWLFHFLLRAVSPPSLGFGDVKLAGVLGMHLGYVGWWPLLLGTLLAFTLAGLTALVLVLVRRVGWRDSIPFGPFMIAGAAVALALPA